From a single Columba livia isolate bColLiv1 breed racing homer chromosome 15, bColLiv1.pat.W.v2, whole genome shotgun sequence genomic region:
- the GPR146 gene encoding probable G-protein coupled receptor 146, with product MWSCETFNNSTESSEDQHLCHDFHLVLSIFSLLYLIICFPIGLCYNGLLVLVNLYNKATMTMPDVYFVNIAIAGLIINALAPMYLLGLANTKWAIWNSNNEVYITLLILFNVSSLVTMYSTTLLSLDYYIERALPRTYMSSVYNTKHVCGFIWGGAMLTSFSSLLFYVCNHVSTKIIECSKMQNKEAADAIMVFIGYVVPAIAVLYALILILRIRKEATPLDQDTGRLDPSVHRLLIATVCTQFTLWTPYYVILLVSTFTNTQGRLADENYSRVLHFTKILSKFLAFSSSFVMPLLYRYINKNFPNKLRRLLKKMHCGSRGCSHERTVVQQVMT from the coding sequence ATGTGGAGCTGTGAAACCTTCAACAACAGTACCGAGAGCAGTGAGGACCAGCATCTCTGCCATGACTTCCACCTTGTGCTTTCCATCTTCTCCCTACTCTACCTCATCATATGTTTCCCGATCGGCCTGTGTTACAACGGCCTGCTGGTCCTAGTTAATCTCTACAACAAAGCTACTATGACTATGCCGGATGTTTATTTTGTCAACATAGCCATCGCTGGTCTCATCATCAACGCTCTGGCACCAATGTACCTTCTGGGTCTTGCCAATACAAAATGGGCCATCTGGAATTCTAACAATGAAGTTTATATCACCTTACTTATTTTATTCAACGTCTCGTCTTTAGTTACCATGTACTCGACTACCTTACTCAGCCTGGACTACTACATTGAACGTGCCCTGCCTAGAACTTACATGTCAAGCGTGTACAACACCAAACACGTTTGTGGATTCATATGGGGCGGTGCCATGCTGACAAGCTTTTCATCTCTCCTCTTCTACGTCTGCAATCACGTATCCACGAAAATAATTGAATGTTCCAAGATGCAGAACAAAGAAGCGGCAGACGCCATTATGGTGTTTATCGGGTACGTGGTACCCGCTATCGCTGTACTGTACGCACTTATATTAATCTTGCGAATACGCAAAGAGGCGACGCCACTGGATCAAGACACTGGACGATTAGATCCGTCGGTGCACAGGCTTTTGATTGCCACAGTCTGTACACAGTTCACCTTATGGACACCCTATTACGTTATTCTCTTAGTAAGCACATTTACTAACACACAAGGAAGACTCGCAGATGAAAATTACAGTCGGGTATTACATTTTACCAAGATTTTGTCGAAATTCTTGGCTTTCTCAAGCAGCTTTGTGATGCCTCTGCTCTACAGATACATCAACAAAAACTTCCCCAACAAGTTACGACGTCTGCTCAAAAAGATGCACTGCGGGAGCCGCGGCTGTTCCCACGAGCGCACGGTGGTGCAGCAGGTCATGACGTAG